In Pedobacter sp. SL55, the following proteins share a genomic window:
- a CDS encoding SUMF1/EgtB/PvdO family nonheme iron enzyme gives MNKIYLYAVVSLFGVGALSSCGPKGGAVSEKTGYAYNKRENGGFEVKKGYKRGPGPGLIEIEGGEFIMGGSAVEIPGQDMSAYNYKRQVTVSSFYMDETEVSNTDWLEYLHWIRTTFRGKPELAEYYYTALPDTLVWRRPLSYNEPYVNNYLRHPAYGDYPVVGVSWQQATDYCVWRTDRVNEFILRQKGIMTPFKDLNKPTAKGGAPVKKSDTVFNTDVYLNGQIKDLGKRAPQDLSAEAGGTGKNKVQRNVRLEDGEILQPYRLPTEAEWEYAALGLIGNTQYANINEKKVYPWNGLGITSPKKSTRGMILANFKRGKGDYMGVGGSLNDKGSITQSVRSFTPNDFGLYNMAGNVNEWVNDVYRPNTFEATEGLNPFRGNEYADKVRDPKSSVIKVDGKGRPVMKSAGTGVKQTWAQLQSNYTDSTYKADQRGYKDEQKNLPDGEVITLYNDKSRVYKGGSWNDQAMWLNPASRRFLQEDESTADIGFRSAMTMLGASEVRSAGKPQFKTKASKPFKVK, from the coding sequence ATGAATAAAATTTACTTATACGCGGTAGTATCATTATTTGGTGTTGGGGCATTAAGTTCTTGTGGTCCTAAGGGCGGAGCTGTATCTGAAAAAACTGGCTATGCCTACAATAAACGAGAAAATGGCGGCTTTGAAGTAAAAAAAGGCTATAAAAGAGGACCTGGACCTGGCTTAATTGAAATAGAAGGCGGTGAGTTTATTATGGGCGGTAGTGCCGTTGAAATACCAGGCCAAGACATGAGCGCTTACAATTATAAAAGACAAGTTACGGTAAGCTCTTTTTATATGGATGAGACAGAGGTTTCTAATACAGATTGGCTAGAATACTTGCACTGGATTAGAACTACCTTTAGAGGAAAACCAGAACTTGCAGAGTATTACTACACAGCCTTACCAGATACCCTGGTTTGGAGAAGACCGCTTTCTTATAACGAACCTTATGTTAACAACTACTTAAGACACCCAGCTTATGGAGATTATCCAGTAGTAGGTGTAAGCTGGCAACAAGCTACTGATTACTGTGTTTGGCGTACAGATAGGGTAAACGAATTTATTTTAAGGCAAAAAGGGATCATGACCCCATTTAAAGACCTTAATAAACCTACAGCTAAAGGTGGTGCTCCGGTTAAAAAATCAGATACCGTATTTAACACCGATGTTTATTTAAACGGACAAATTAAAGACCTTGGTAAAAGAGCACCACAAGATCTAAGTGCCGAAGCTGGCGGGACGGGTAAAAATAAAGTACAACGAAATGTAAGGCTTGAGGACGGGGAAATCCTTCAACCTTACCGCTTACCAACAGAAGCTGAGTGGGAATATGCCGCTTTGGGCCTAATTGGAAATACACAGTATGCCAATATTAATGAGAAAAAAGTTTATCCTTGGAATGGTTTAGGCATTACTTCTCCAAAAAAATCTACCAGAGGGATGATTTTGGCCAACTTTAAACGTGGCAAAGGAGATTACATGGGCGTAGGTGGCTCGCTAAATGATAAGGGAAGTATCACGCAATCTGTTCGTAGCTTTACACCTAATGATTTTGGTTTGTATAACATGGCAGGCAATGTAAACGAGTGGGTAAATGATGTTTATCGCCCTAACACGTTCGAAGCTACCGAAGGTTTAAACCCATTTAGAGGTAACGAATACGCCGACAAGGTTAGAGACCCAAAAAGCAGTGTAATTAAAGTTGATGGCAAAGGCCGCCCAGTGATGAAATCTGCAGGTACCGGAGTTAAACAAACTTGGGCACAGTTACAATCTAACTATACAGATTCTACTTACAAAGCAGATCAACGTGGTTATAAAGATGAGCAAAAGAATCTGCCAGATGGCGAAGTAATTACGCTTTACAACGATAAATCACGTGTATACAAAGGCGGTTCTTGGAACGATCAAGCCATGTGGCTAAATCCAGCTTCTAGAAGATTTTTACAAGAAGACGAATCTACTGCTGATATCGGTTTCCGTTCGGCAATGACAATGCTTGGTGCATCAGAAGTGAGATCTGCAGGAAAACCTCAGTTTAAAACTAAAGCTAGTAAACCATTTAAGGTAAAATAA
- a CDS encoding acetyl-CoA carboxylase biotin carboxyl carrier protein subunit: MNKVTVNNQHQFDVAIANDILQVNSQNVDLDLLALTGRSSHILHENKSYNVEVVDFDRHEKMAKIKVNGNEYEVKVTTQLDLLLKQLGLDNLNANKVSQIKAPMPGLVLNILVKEGDEVKKGDNLLVLEAMKMENIIKSPTDAVIKKVGVMQGDKIEKNTILIQFG, translated from the coding sequence ATGAACAAAGTAACCGTAAACAACCAACATCAGTTTGATGTAGCTATAGCAAACGATATTTTGCAGGTAAATAGCCAAAATGTAGATTTAGATCTATTGGCGTTGACCGGCCGGTCTAGTCATATCCTACACGAAAACAAATCTTATAACGTAGAGGTAGTAGATTTTGATAGGCACGAAAAGATGGCCAAAATTAAGGTTAACGGCAATGAATACGAAGTTAAAGTAACTACACAATTAGATTTGTTACTAAAACAATTGGGATTAGATAATTTAAACGCCAATAAAGTATCTCAAATTAAAGCGCCTATGCCTGGTTTGGTCTTAAATATTTTGGTAAAGGAAGGCGATGAAGTTAAAAAAGGAGATAACTTATTGGTGCTAGAAGCGATGAAGATGGAAAACATTATTAAATCTCCTACGGATGCTGTGATTAAGAAAGTAGGAGTAATGCAAGGAGACAAGATAGAGAAAAATACTATTTTGATACAGTTTGGTTAA
- a CDS encoding DUF4159 domain-containing protein, with product MNKEQRTKIKATLSKKNYAFAFFLTSRPCSFILALLSFILLTAFTVFPPTYKIGKLKYAGGGDWYANRTALPNLVAFCNKNIATNFAAEEGIVEVGSAELYNYPFIYMTGHGNVTFNAQEVANLRKYLIGGGFLHIDDNYGLDKFIRPQMKKVFPELDFVELPANHKIYHQKFKFTNGLPKIHEHDNKRPQGFALIYKGRVVCYYSYECDLGNGWEDYGTYPSDTQESRTSALKMGANLIQYALSN from the coding sequence ATGAACAAAGAACAAAGAACAAAGATTAAGGCAACCCTTTCAAAAAAGAACTATGCTTTTGCTTTTTTTCTAACATCTCGTCCTTGTTCTTTTATCCTTGCTCTTTTATCTTTTATACTTTTAACAGCTTTTACAGTTTTTCCTCCAACTTACAAAATCGGCAAACTCAAATACGCTGGTGGTGGCGATTGGTACGCAAACAGAACTGCATTGCCAAATCTTGTGGCTTTTTGCAATAAAAACATCGCTACCAATTTTGCCGCCGAAGAGGGTATTGTTGAAGTAGGAAGCGCCGAACTTTACAATTACCCTTTCATATACATGACTGGCCACGGAAACGTGACTTTTAACGCACAAGAGGTGGCTAATCTTAGAAAATATTTAATTGGAGGAGGTTTTCTACATATTGATGATAATTATGGCTTAGATAAGTTCATTCGCCCTCAAATGAAAAAGGTTTTTCCAGAGTTGGATTTCGTGGAGTTGCCTGCTAACCATAAAATTTATCATCAAAAATTTAAGTTTACTAACGGATTGCCCAAAATACACGAGCACGATAATAAGCGCCCGCAGGGTTTTGCACTTATTTATAAAGGACGTGTGGTTTGTTATTACTCTTATGAGTGCGATTTAGGCAACGGTTGGGAAGATTATGGAACTTACCCTTCGGATACACAAGAAAGTAGGACTAGTGCACTTAAAATGGGTGCCAACTTAATACAATACGCACTAAGCAATTAA
- a CDS encoding 16S rRNA (uracil(1498)-N(3))-methyltransferase has translation MHLFYTPDINANTYTLSEEESSHCTKVLRLKQGDRVNLIDGVGGLYTAEIAETTKRAVHLNVIHKQSEFGKRNHYLHIAIAPTKNIDRLEWFLEKATEIGVDEITPIICDRSERKIVKEDRLEKIITSAVKQSLTAYHPKINATIGLKDFIKQSEADDKLIAHCINEEDRKAISETIKPHQKYLVLIGPEGDFTPKEIELALQSEFKPVTLGNTRLRTETAGLAACFEVNFLNRINEQRTKNKD, from the coding sequence ATGCATTTATTCTACACTCCAGATATTAACGCTAATACTTATACGCTAAGCGAAGAGGAAAGTAGCCACTGTACCAAAGTGTTGCGCCTAAAGCAAGGAGATAGGGTTAATTTAATTGATGGGGTGGGTGGTTTGTATACCGCAGAAATTGCTGAAACGACAAAAAGAGCGGTACACTTAAATGTTATCCATAAGCAAAGCGAATTTGGCAAACGTAATCATTACCTACACATCGCCATTGCGCCAACAAAAAATATCGATAGGCTAGAGTGGTTTTTAGAAAAAGCTACCGAAATTGGTGTTGATGAAATTACACCCATTATTTGCGACCGCTCCGAACGTAAGATTGTGAAAGAAGATCGTTTAGAAAAAATCATTACTTCGGCAGTAAAGCAATCGCTAACGGCTTATCATCCTAAAATTAACGCAACTATTGGCCTTAAAGATTTCATTAAGCAAAGCGAAGCTGATGATAAGTTAATTGCACATTGTATTAACGAAGAGGATAGAAAAGCCATATCGGAAACAATCAAACCTCATCAAAAATACCTTGTTCTTATTGGCCCTGAGGGCGATTTTACCCCAAAAGAAATTGAACTGGCTTTGCAAAGCGAATTTAAACCAGTAACTTTAGGCAACACCCGCCTACGTACAGAAACTGCTGGTTTGGCGGCTTGCTTTGAAGTTAATTTTTTAAACAGGATCAATGAACAAAGAACAAAGAACAAAGATTAA
- a CDS encoding hemolysin family protein, whose amino-acid sequence MIYPVCTPIIAFVNAYLPSPVLAVVTTPETESGSIGWRLIFALFLVFLNGFFVAAEFAIVKVRASQIEIKAKSGSRVGKMAKNILHHLDGYLAATQLGITLASLGLGVVGEKVMHEIIHDSLANFGIAEALITTISTILAFSIITIMHIVFGELAPKSLAIQRPVATTLFVSFPLQGFYILFRPAIWLLNGLAMVILKPFGIDTSAGHESLHSNEELQYLLDQGKESGALEDNEHELIKNVFDFNERVVKNIMVPRTKISGIELNTSKDDVVEKIISEGYSRMPVYDEIIDKIVGIIHAKDVLPLLASKKDWTLSDIIRKPYFVPETKKINDLLSELQLKRIQIAIVLDEFGGTAGMVTLEDIVEEIVGEIQDEYDEEKPIVEKITDTEFVVNAYATVYDVNEYLPHDLPEDEDFDTVGGLVSHAFGKIPEVGDSEECYGYLFTILKKTEQNIETVKLEIVINKSDMVDLH is encoded by the coding sequence ATGATTTACCCCGTCTGTACACCAATAATTGCATTTGTTAATGCATATCTTCCAAGTCCGGTTTTAGCAGTAGTAACTACGCCCGAAACCGAAAGTGGATCTATAGGGTGGCGCCTCATATTTGCATTATTTTTAGTGTTTTTAAACGGATTTTTTGTGGCGGCCGAATTTGCAATTGTCAAGGTTCGGGCGTCGCAAATTGAAATTAAAGCTAAATCTGGCAGCAGAGTAGGTAAAATGGCAAAAAATATCCTACACCACTTAGATGGATATTTGGCAGCTACACAATTGGGTATTACGCTGGCCTCGCTTGGATTAGGTGTGGTAGGAGAAAAAGTAATGCACGAAATTATTCATGATTCGTTGGCTAATTTTGGCATTGCAGAAGCATTAATTACCACCATTTCTACCATATTGGCATTTTCTATCATTACCATTATGCACATTGTGTTTGGTGAGCTGGCGCCTAAGTCATTGGCTATTCAACGTCCAGTGGCAACTACATTGTTCGTGTCTTTCCCATTACAAGGTTTCTATATCTTGTTTAGGCCTGCAATTTGGTTGCTAAATGGTTTAGCCATGGTTATCTTGAAGCCATTTGGTATTGATACAAGCGCAGGTCATGAATCGTTACACAGTAATGAGGAGTTACAATACTTGTTAGACCAGGGTAAAGAAAGCGGCGCTTTAGAAGATAACGAACACGAGTTGATTAAGAATGTATTCGATTTTAACGAACGCGTAGTTAAGAATATCATGGTACCGCGTACCAAAATTTCGGGGATCGAATTAAATACTTCTAAAGATGATGTGGTAGAAAAAATTATCTCTGAAGGATACTCTCGTATGCCTGTCTACGATGAAATAATTGATAAGATTGTTGGAATTATACACGCAAAAGATGTTTTACCTTTACTAGCTAGTAAAAAGGATTGGACATTATCAGATATCATTAGGAAGCCATATTTCGTTCCAGAAACAAAAAAAATCAATGATTTATTGAGTGAACTGCAATTGAAGCGTATTCAAATCGCTATTGTTCTCGATGAATTTGGAGGAACCGCGGGTATGGTTACGCTAGAAGATATTGTAGAAGAAATTGTTGGCGAAATACAGGATGAATACGATGAAGAAAAACCTATCGTAGAAAAAATTACAGATACTGAATTTGTTGTAAATGCCTACGCTACCGTATACGATGTAAATGAGTATTTGCCACATGATTTGCCAGAGGATGAAGACTTTGATACCGTTGGGGGCTTGGTTTCTCATGCTTTCGGTAAAATTCCAGAAGTAGGAGATAGTGAAGAATGCTACGGCTATTTGTTTACTATCCTTAAAAAGACAGAACAAAACATCGAAACTGTAAAGCTTGAGATTGTAATTAACAAAAGCGATATGGTAGATTTGCATTAA
- a CDS encoding inorganic diphosphatase — MIKDETHPWHGVSPGDNLPETVNAIIEIPKGSKAKYEIDKDSNLIKLDRVLFSSVMYPANYGFIPQTYCDDKDPLDILVLCSVDVYPMTIIEAKVVGVMHMIDNGEQDDKIIAVAKNDPSVNYINDLTELPPHTMKEIVKFFQDYKALENKQVTIEHLLGVRYAHKVINESIELYNTTFR; from the coding sequence ATGATCAAAGACGAAACCCATCCGTGGCACGGCGTATCTCCTGGCGATAATTTGCCAGAAACAGTAAATGCAATTATCGAAATCCCAAAAGGATCAAAAGCAAAATACGAAATAGATAAAGATTCTAACTTAATCAAGTTAGATAGAGTATTATTCTCCTCAGTAATGTATCCAGCAAATTATGGCTTTATTCCGCAAACTTATTGCGATGATAAAGATCCATTGGATATTTTAGTTTTATGTTCTGTAGATGTTTACCCAATGACTATTATAGAAGCTAAAGTTGTTGGTGTAATGCACATGATTGATAATGGTGAGCAAGATGATAAAATTATTGCAGTGGCAAAAAATGACCCGTCTGTTAATTACATCAATGATTTAACAGAGCTACCTCCGCATACCATGAAAGAAATTGTAAAATTCTTTCAAGATTATAAAGCATTAGAGAACAAACAAGTAACTATTGAACACCTTTTGGGCGTTAGATATGCGCACAAAGTGATCAATGAGAGCATCGAGCTCTATAATACAACATTTAGATAA
- a CDS encoding DedA family protein produces MEQFWNHLQHLIDPEKLLREGGFYLVVFVIFAETGLFFGFFLPGDYLLFLAGMFVATGKLDVNIYVLVFSLIVAAISGNFTGYWFGRKTGPVLHTRKDTFFFKKKFLKTAEEYYRKQGAFALIMGRFVPIVRTFAPIVAGIIRMDFKKFVLYNVSGALLWICSLTLLGYFLGKSFSKQIEEYLGYIIFGFILITTIPLVITFVKNRIKNTNNLEDKEI; encoded by the coding sequence ATGGAGCAATTTTGGAACCATCTGCAGCATCTCATTGATCCTGAAAAACTCCTTAGGGAAGGTGGTTTCTATTTGGTTGTTTTCGTTATTTTTGCTGAGACAGGGCTTTTCTTCGGCTTCTTCTTGCCAGGAGATTATCTCTTATTCTTAGCGGGAATGTTTGTCGCAACTGGCAAGCTAGATGTGAATATTTACGTATTAGTTTTCTCATTAATTGTTGCAGCTATTTCAGGAAACTTTACAGGATATTGGTTCGGTAGAAAAACAGGGCCAGTTTTACATACCAGAAAAGACACTTTCTTCTTCAAGAAAAAATTCCTTAAAACAGCAGAAGAATATTACCGAAAACAAGGTGCTTTTGCCTTAATTATGGGCAGGTTTGTACCTATTGTAAGAACATTTGCACCTATCGTAGCGGGTATCATCAGAATGGATTTCAAGAAATTTGTACTCTATAATGTTTCGGGTGCACTTTTATGGATTTGTTCCTTAACTTTGCTGGGTTATTTTTTAGGTAAAAGTTTTTCAAAACAAATTGAAGAATACTTAGGTTACATCATATTTGGATTTATTTTAATCACAACAATCCCTTTGGTGATTACCTTTGTAAAAAATAGAATAAAGAACACGAATAATTTAGAAGACAAAGAGATTTAA
- a CDS encoding ATP-binding protein, with protein MLKREITEKLKEIAKKFPVITITGPRQSGKTTLCKQVFADYRYVTLENLDTRLYAENDPRGFLEEYNDKVIIDEAQNVPVLFSYIQGVVDENKKAGQYILSGSQNFLLLEKISQSLAGRTYIFHLLPFSQTELNVSYQQNLSQSIYKGGYPAIYDRQIAPLDYFPSYIQTYIERDVRSILQIKNLNLFSTFLKVCAGRIGQLFNASDVGNEIGVDHKTIQSWLSILEASFVLFRLHPWHVNFNKRVVKTPKLYFYDTGLACYLLGIREAEELNVHFSKGALFENYVITEYIKNRGNKGDNAPAYFWRDNTGNEIDLLADLGGHIKLMEIKAGKTIKDDFFKSLTFFEKIQSGYHLSKYIVYGGENYRRQYETQILPWNRIADF; from the coding sequence ATGTTAAAAAGGGAGATAACTGAAAAGCTCAAAGAAATAGCTAAGAAATTTCCTGTAATTACTATAACGGGACCAAGACAATCGGGTAAGACAACTCTGTGTAAGCAAGTCTTTGCAGATTATCGCTATGTAACACTCGAAAATCTTGATACACGTTTATATGCTGAAAATGATCCGCGTGGATTCTTAGAAGAATACAATGATAAAGTAATTATAGATGAGGCGCAAAATGTTCCAGTATTATTTTCTTATATACAAGGCGTTGTAGATGAAAATAAGAAAGCTGGACAATACATACTGTCGGGTTCGCAAAATTTTCTGCTTTTAGAGAAGATAAGCCAATCCCTTGCTGGGCGGACGTATATTTTCCACTTACTTCCTTTTTCACAAACTGAACTTAATGTTTCTTACCAACAGAATTTATCCCAAAGTATATATAAGGGAGGTTATCCCGCTATTTACGATAGGCAGATAGCTCCTCTTGACTATTTTCCATCTTACATCCAAACCTATATAGAACGTGATGTAAGGAGTATTCTACAAATAAAAAATCTTAATTTATTCAGTACCTTTTTAAAGGTATGTGCGGGTAGAATTGGTCAGCTATTTAACGCTTCTGATGTAGGTAATGAGATCGGTGTAGATCATAAGACAATACAAAGTTGGCTCTCTATACTTGAAGCTAGTTTTGTTCTATTTCGCTTGCATCCATGGCATGTGAATTTTAATAAACGTGTTGTAAAAACACCGAAGCTATATTTTTACGATACAGGACTGGCTTGCTATTTACTTGGGATTCGTGAAGCTGAGGAGCTTAATGTCCATTTTTCGAAAGGCGCATTATTTGAGAACTATGTAATTACAGAATACATTAAAAATCGAGGAAATAAAGGGGATAATGCGCCTGCATATTTTTGGCGAGATAATACTGGAAATGAGATAGATCTGTTAGCTGATTTAGGAGGGCATATAAAACTTATGGAAATTAAAGCAGGTAAAACCATTAAAGATGATTTTTTTAAAAGTTTAACGTTCTTTGAGAAAATACAATCGGGTTATCATTTATCTAAGTATATTGTATATGGTGGAGAGAATTATAGGAGGCAATACGAAACACAAATTTTACCTTGGAATAGGATAGCCGATTTCTAA
- a CDS encoding NADH-quinone oxidoreductase subunit N — MNIIITIAVTALVVLYTGLFKAKKALLPITLLGLLVALGFTICSWDQPTVYFGMMQIDNFALAFGGLSIIGTLFIFLLTQRYFAENSQNIAEYFTLILFALCGIIIMVSYKNLSMLFVGLEIMSVCLYILAGIRKLNFASNEASLKYFLMGAFSTGFLLFGIALVYGATGSFDIDVIQTNLVNNVTHVSPLFYPGIILMMVGLCFKVGAAPFHFWTPDVYEGAPSLITAFMSTVVKTAGFAAFLRLFAGAFEPLHDFWMPALMIIVIITLCLGNITALFQKNFKRMLAYSSISHAGYLLFSLIVLTANSASNVLVYAAAYTFASIVAFAVLINVKQKTGSDDIESFNGLAKRNPLAALALTIAMLSLAGIPLTAGFIGKYVMFLNVMENYQIILVVIAILNALVGFYYYFRVIIAVYFKEGKEVELDTPVQYKVVLVISTIVILVLGIYPALILNLI; from the coding sequence ATGAATATTATTATAACCATTGCCGTAACGGCTTTAGTAGTTCTTTATACAGGTTTATTTAAAGCCAAAAAAGCTTTATTGCCTATTACCTTGCTTGGTCTTTTGGTTGCTTTAGGTTTTACCATTTGTTCTTGGGATCAGCCAACGGTATACTTCGGAATGATGCAGATAGACAATTTTGCATTAGCTTTCGGCGGGCTTTCAATTATTGGAACCTTATTCATTTTCCTATTAACACAACGTTATTTTGCTGAAAATAGCCAAAACATTGCCGAATATTTCACTTTGATACTTTTTGCCTTATGCGGTATCATCATCATGGTTTCTTATAAAAACTTGTCGATGTTATTTGTGGGTTTAGAAATCATGTCAGTGTGTTTGTACATCTTAGCAGGTATTAGAAAGCTCAATTTTGCCTCTAACGAAGCTTCTTTGAAGTATTTCTTAATGGGAGCTTTTTCAACAGGTTTCTTATTGTTCGGTATCGCGTTGGTTTATGGTGCTACAGGTTCTTTTGATATCGATGTGATCCAAACCAACTTGGTAAACAACGTAACTCATGTATCGCCGTTGTTTTACCCAGGCATTATTTTAATGATGGTAGGTTTGTGCTTTAAAGTGGGTGCTGCTCCTTTCCACTTCTGGACACCAGACGTGTACGAAGGTGCGCCTTCCTTGATTACGGCTTTCATGTCTACGGTAGTTAAAACTGCAGGTTTTGCAGCTTTCTTAAGATTGTTCGCAGGTGCTTTTGAGCCTTTGCACGATTTCTGGATGCCGGCATTAATGATCATCGTAATCATCACATTGTGCTTAGGAAATATTACGGCCTTGTTCCAAAAGAATTTTAAGAGAATGCTGGCTTATTCGAGTATTTCTCATGCAGGTTACTTATTGTTTTCTTTAATCGTTTTAACGGCTAATTCAGCAAGTAACGTATTAGTTTATGCTGCTGCCTATACTTTTGCGAGTATTGTGGCTTTTGCGGTATTAATTAACGTAAAACAGAAAACAGGTAGCGACGATATTGAAAGCTTTAATGGTTTGGCTAAACGTAACCCTTTGGCCGCATTAGCCTTAACTATCGCGATGCTTTCGTTGGCGGGTATTCCTTTAACGGCAGGTTTCATTGGTAAATATGTGATGTTCTTAAACGTAATGGAGAACTATCAAATTATTCTGGTAGTAATCGCTATTTTAAATGCTTTGGTTGGTTTCTACTATTATTTCAGAGTAATCATCGCTGTTTATTTCAAAGAAGGAAAAGAAGTAGAGTTGGATACACCTGTTCAATACAAAGTGGTACTGGTTATTTCTACGATAGTGATCTTAGTTTTAGGTATTTATCCGGCACTTATTTTGAACCTGATATAG
- a CDS encoding complex I subunit 4 family protein, with protein MELLILIFLPLVGAIATALFAKQNTAKVAALLFSILSLGVTVGLLCSFTPDASTQFVVNFPWIEQLGIKFHVGIDGISMITVLLTNVLTPLIILASFKHEYKNANAFYALVLFMQTGLLLVFTALDAFLFYIGWEAALIPIYFICATWGGKDRIKVNMKFFVYTIAGSLFMLLGIIYLYLQNPANNFELAEFYKLELDATQQGWIFWAFFIAFAIKMPIFPFHTWQPDTYTTAPTPGTMLLSGIMLKMGIYGIIRWLLPIVPQGVQDWTGLVMVLVIVGVVYAAIIAFMQKDAKRLVAYSSISHVGLIAAGIFTLSQQGLQGSMIQMLSHGINVIGLFFVLDIIKSRLETNKVDELGGLAKVAPQLAITFLIILLGTVALPGTNGFIGEFLLLMSVYNYNAWLGAVAGLTIIFGAVYMFRSYQKIMLGETNALTASFKDINGTEKVVLYTICALIIVIGVYPKPLMQISDASVQHLLQQINHKLTGIN; from the coding sequence ATGGAACTTTTAATACTCATATTTCTACCCTTAGTTGGCGCCATTGCCACCGCTTTATTTGCCAAGCAAAACACCGCTAAGGTAGCTGCATTACTCTTCTCAATTTTATCATTGGGAGTAACAGTTGGATTGCTATGCAGCTTTACACCAGATGCAAGCACACAGTTTGTAGTTAATTTCCCTTGGATTGAACAACTGGGCATTAAATTCCATGTTGGTATTGATGGAATTAGCATGATTACGGTTTTATTAACGAATGTTTTAACACCACTAATCATTTTAGCTAGCTTTAAACATGAATATAAAAACGCCAATGCTTTTTATGCTTTAGTTTTGTTCATGCAAACTGGTTTGTTATTGGTGTTTACAGCTTTAGACGCTTTCTTGTTCTACATTGGATGGGAAGCTGCTTTAATTCCAATTTACTTCATCTGTGCTACTTGGGGAGGTAAAGACCGCATCAAGGTAAACATGAAGTTCTTCGTTTACACCATTGCAGGTTCTTTATTCATGCTTTTGGGTATCATTTATTTGTATCTACAAAACCCAGCTAACAATTTTGAACTAGCTGAATTTTATAAATTAGAATTAGATGCCACGCAGCAAGGCTGGATTTTTTGGGCTTTCTTTATTGCGTTTGCCATTAAGATGCCAATTTTTCCATTCCACACTTGGCAACCAGATACTTATACTACAGCGCCAACTCCAGGAACCATGTTGTTATCGGGTATCATGTTAAAGATGGGTATTTATGGTATAATCAGATGGTTATTGCCAATTGTACCTCAAGGCGTTCAAGATTGGACTGGCTTAGTAATGGTTTTGGTTATCGTTGGTGTGGTTTATGCAGCTATTATTGCTTTCATGCAAAAAGATGCCAAACGTTTGGTAGCTTATTCTTCCATCAGTCACGTAGGTTTAATTGCAGCAGGTATTTTTACTTTAAGCCAGCAAGGCTTGCAAGGTAGCATGATCCAGATGTTAAGTCACGGTATCAATGTAATTGGTTTGTTTTTCGTATTGGATATCATCAAATCACGCCTAGAAACTAACAAAGTTGATGAATTGGGCGGTTTAGCAAAAGTAGCACCTCAATTGGCAATCACTTTCTTGATTATCCTTTTAGGTACTGTAGCTTTACCAGGAACTAACGGTTTTATTGGCGAGTTTTTATTATTGATGAGTGTTTACAACTATAATGCTTGGTTAGGTGCGGTAGCAGGTTTAACCATTATCTTCGGAGCGGTTTATATGTTCAGAAGTTATCAAAAGATTATGTTGGGCGAAACGAATGCACTTACCGCTAGCTTTAAAGATATCAACGGAACGGAAAAAGTAGTATTGTACACCATCTGTGCTTTGATCATTGTAATTGGCGTTTATCCAAAGCCGTTAATGCAAATTTCAGACGCCTCAGTACAACACTTATTACAACAGATTAATCATAAATTAACAGGGATTAACTAA